CAGTGTTCTTGGCCGTTATCGGCGGCATAGGTCGACCGTCAAACGGCCATCGAAGCCCCTCAGATCCCGGGCAGCGTCCATGTCGCCCGATAGTCCTCGGTTCAGACCGGGGCTTCGATCGCCTGAGCCTTATGGTTTTCGGCGAAGACCAGATACACCGCCGGCAGCACGAACAGCGTGAACAGGGTGCCGATGGTCAGGCCCGCTGCAATCACTACACCGATGTCGAATCGGCTTACTGCGCCTGCGCCTTCCGCGAGCAGCAAGGGAATCATCGCAAACACCATGGCGGCAGTCGTCATGAGTACAGGCCGCAGACGGACGGCCGCCGATGCTTCGACTGCCTCGCGCTGTGACAGGCCTTCCTGACGCTGCAGCTGATTGGCGAATTCGACAATAAGAATGCCGTGCTTACTGATCAGGCCGATCAGCGTCACCAGCCCCACCTGGGTATAGATGTTCATTGTCGAGATCCCGAGAAACAGCGGGATCAGCGCCCCACAGATCGAGAGCGGTACGGTGACCAGAATCACCAGCGGATCACGGAAGCTTTCAAACTGCGCTGCCAGCACCAGGTAGATCAGCGCCAGGGCAAGGCCGAAGGTGACGTACAGCGCGGCACCTTCCTGCTTGTACTGGCGCGCTGCGCCGGCGTAATCAAAGGTGAAACCCTGCGGCATCTCGGCGGCGGCGATCTCTTCCAGCGTCTGCAGCGCTTCGCCCATGCTCACCAGGGGTACGCCCTGAATACGCGCTGCGTTGAGTTGCTGGAACTGGTTGAGCTGGGTCGGCCGGGCGCGCTCGTCGAGTTCGATCAGCGTGCCCAGCGGCAGCATCTCGCCCGCTTCGTTGCGCACATAGTAGTGATTCAGCCAGCCGCTGTTGTCGCGATAGGCTCGCTCGACCTGGGCGATGACCTTGTAGCTGCGACCGCTGATGGAAAAACGATTGATCTCGCCTTCACCCATCAGCGTCGAAAGCGTGCTGCCAATGTCGGCCATCGACACCCCCATCTGCGCGGCTTTCTCCCGCGAGATACGCACGGTGATTTCGGGCTTGTCGAACGCCAGGTCAATGGTGAGAAACGCGAACTTGCCGCTTTCCTGGGCACGGGCCTTGACCTGTTCGGTCACCTGCAACAGCGATTCATAGTCGCCGGGACTGGTGATCACGAACTGCACCGGCAAACCGCCGCCGGTGCCCGGTAGCGAGGGCAGGTTGAAGCCGAAGATCTGCAGGCCCGAGACCTTGTTCAGTTCTGCCTGGATGTCCGGCAACAGCTCCATCTGGGTCTTGTCTCGCTGCTCCCAGGGCTTGAGGAGAAATCCTCCGATACCGCTCTGAACGCCGTCCGACCCATTGATCTGGAAGTGCGATTCGTACTCGTCGAACTGCTTGAGTACGCGTGTTACCTCATCGGTGTAATGGGTGAGATAGTCCAGGTTCGCCGTCTTCGGCGCGTTGGACATCATGAAGATGATGCTCTGGTCCTCTTCGGGTGCCAGCTCGCTGCGAGTGAACATCAGCAGCACCGGGATCAGTAACAGCACCAGAACGCCGAAGGTCAGAGTGACCGCCTTGGTGTCCAGACTGCTGGAGAGCATCCGACGATAACGCGTTTGCAGGCGCTCGAAGATCACATCGAGCCTGTGCGCAAACCCGGACGGATTGGCCTCGTGGCGCAGCAGCTTGGAACACATCATCGGCGATAGCGTCAGGGCGACGATGCCGGAGATGATCACCGAGCCCGCCAGGGTGAAGGCAAACTCCCGGAACAACGCACCGGTCAGACCTTCCAGGAAGCCGATGGGCGCATAGACTGCTGCCAGCGTGATGGTCATGGCGACAACCGGCATGGCGATCTCGCGCGCACCGATGATTGCCGCGTCGAACGGTGTTTTGCCTTCCTCGATATGACGGTGGATGTTCTCCACTACCACGATGGCGTCATCGACTACCAACCCGATAGCCAGCACCAGTGCCAGCAGTGTCAGCAGGTTGATCGAGTAGCCCATCAGCTGCATGAAGAACAGCACGCCGATCATCGACAGCGGAATGGTGACGACCGGAATGATCACCGAGCGCATCGAACCGAGGAACAGGAATACCACGATGATGACGATGATCACCGCTTCGCCCAGTGTCTTGATCACCTCATCGATGGATTCCTCGATAAACTGGGTGGCATCGTAGGCGATCGAGCCCTTGAGCTCGGGAGGCAGTTGCGCTTCGATCTCCGGCATTGCTGCGCGGACTTCCTTGATCACGTCGAGCGGGTTCGCCAGCGGCGTTCCCTGGATACCGATATATACCGAGGGAATGCCGTCGAAAAAGCTGATCGAGTCGTAGCTTTCGGCGCCAAGTTCCACGCGCGCCACGTCGCGCACGAGGACCCGGGTCTCACCATCTATTTTCACCGGGATCGCCGCGAAGGCCTCCGGGTCCTCGAGATCGGTCATCGCGTTGACGCTGGTAACCACGTACTCGCCCTTGGTCTCGCCGGCCGCAGAGAGATAGTTGTAGGCGCGGATTGCCTGGTTCACATCGTCTGCAGTGACGCCGTAGGCGCCCATGCGGACCGGATCGAGCCACAGGCGCATGGCGAAGGTCTGGCGGCCGAGAATTTCCGCCTCGGCTATGCCGGGCAGAGTGGCGAGGCGTGGCTGGACGATCCGCGTCAGATAGTCGGTTATCTGCGGATTGTTCATCGTCTCGCTGTAAAAGCTGATGTACATCAGCGCGGTGGAGTCTGCCGCCTGCCGACTGATGACCGGTTCCTGCGCCTGCGGTGGGAGCTGGTTCCGCACTTCGGCGGTCTTGGACATGATGTCGGTGAACAGCCGATCGGTGTCGGTGCCCAGGCGCGCGTAGACCTGAATGACCGAGAAATTCTGGCGGCTTACCGAGTTGATGTAGTCGACGCCTTCGGCGCTGGCCAGGCTCTGCTGGATCGGCTGGGTGATATACCCCTGAATGACCTCGGCGTTGGCCCCCGGATAGGCGGTCGTCACGGTAACCAGCGCGTTCTCCATTTGCGGGTACTGGCGGATGGTGAGGTTGCTGAAGGCCTGCAGGCCAAGCAGCACGATCAGCAGACTGACGACGGTAGCGAGTACCGGCCTGCGGATGAACGGATCTGTGAATGCCATGGGCGGGTCGCCTTACAGGGGGTTGCTGTTGTCGATGGCGACGCGTGCGCCGTTATCCAGCTTGAGCTGGCCCGATGTGACCACCTGTTCGCCTGCCTGCAGACCTTTCAACACGACCACCTGTCCGTCACGCCGCTGGCCGGTTTCGACGAAACGGCGTTGCACTTCCAGAACCGGCTCGCCGCTCTGATCGGCAACGGCTTCGCCGTTTTCGTCACGCCGCGGCGTGATGACATAGACGGAGTTGCCGTACAGCGTGAACGTCATCGCTGTCTCCGGGACCACCACCTGTTCGGTATCGCCCGGCAGCACCAGCTCCAGCTCGGCGAACATGCCAGGCAGGAGCTTCTCGTCCGGGTTCGCCACGCTGGCGCGGATTTGCAGGTTACGCGAGGTCGCTTCCACCTTGGGGTTGATGGCCGCTACGGTCGCTTCGAAGACCTCGCCCGGGAAGGCCCCGACCTTGACCCGCACGGTCTGCCCAACCGCCAGTTGCGGGTAATACTGCTCGGGCATGAAGAAGTCGACGAACAGCCGCTCCAGATTCTGCAGCGTGGCGATGTTGGCACCGGGCGAGAGGTAGTCGCCGGGATCGACCCGGCTGATGCCGATGCGCCCGCTGAACGGCGCGCGGATACGTTTTTTCGCCAGCGTCGCGCGCAACTCGTCGGCCCGCGCTGTGGCCTGACGCAGAGAAGACCGCGCCTGATCGAACTGGCTCTGCGAAATGCTCTGACGCTGCAGCAGGTTCTGTTGTCGCTTGAACTCGACGCCGGCGAGCTCGGCCTGGGCTTCGGCGGTTGCCAGGCCGGCCTCCTCGACGTCGCCGCTCATGCGCACCAGATCCTGCCCGGCTTCGACCATCTGTCCGGACTCGAACAGCACCTCGGATACCACCCCGCTGACCTCGGCGGTCAGTTCGACGCCTAGCGCAGCAGTCAGCGTGCCGATCGCCGGCAGGCGCGTCTGCCACTGCAGCTGCTCGGCCGGGGCGGCGCCCACGTGGATCGGCGGCTTGGGTGCGGTGAACTGGGCAATCTGCGAGCGGATCGAGAGCGCCTTGTAGACGCCCAACCCGGCAACCACAACCACGAACAGAACGATGAGGATAACCAGGCGACGCAGCATGAATAGGTCCTTCTGAAAGCGTGGCGAGCGAGGAGAGCGACGTATTATCCACGTCCGGCTGGGTATTATCCAACGACGTTGTGGCAACTGTGCGTTGCATAAGCGCAATTGTATGAAAAAGGCGAATATAACCAGGGATAGCGGCCTTTTGCCGTCAAGATCGCCACATGATGACCGGGGTGCGGCCCGATTCCGTCAACGGCTTGGCGTGCCTTCAGGAGTGTGGTGATACTCGAAATCGCGTACCCAGTCCATCAGCGCGGCGGCGGGCAGGGGTTTGCTGTAGAAATAGCCCTGACCCTCGTTGCAGCCCTGGGCAATGATGTAGGCTTCCTGCGCTGCGGTTTCAACACCTTCGGCGATGACCTCCATATTCAGGCTGCGGCCAAGCTGAATGATCGCGCGCACGATGGTTGCATCATCCTCGTCCAGCAGCACGTCCTGAACGAAACTCTTGTCGACCTTGATCTTGTCCAACGGCAGGCCGCGCAGGTAGCTGAGCGAGGAGTAGCCAGTACCGAAATCGTCGATGGCAATCAGCACGCCTGCCTTCTTCAGACTGTTGAGGTGGTTCGCCGCGGCCGAGATATCTTCCATCAGGCCTGTTTCGGTCACCTCCAGCTCGAGGCTGTTCGGTGGCAGCGCGTAGCGCTGCATGAGATTGGTCACTACCCGGGCCAGTTCACTGTGATGCAGCTGCACGGTGGACAGATTGACCGCCATGCGCAGATGCGGATAGCCCGCGGTGTGCCAGGTGCGCAGCTGCTGGCAGGCCCGGTCGAGCACCCACTCGCCGATGGCAATGATCGAGCCGTTCTGCTCGGCC
Above is a window of Halopseudomonas nanhaiensis DNA encoding:
- a CDS encoding multidrug efflux RND transporter permease subunit; its protein translation is MAFTDPFIRRPVLATVVSLLIVLLGLQAFSNLTIRQYPQMENALVTVTTAYPGANAEVIQGYITQPIQQSLASAEGVDYINSVSRQNFSVIQVYARLGTDTDRLFTDIMSKTAEVRNQLPPQAQEPVISRQAADSTALMYISFYSETMNNPQITDYLTRIVQPRLATLPGIAEAEILGRQTFAMRLWLDPVRMGAYGVTADDVNQAIRAYNYLSAAGETKGEYVVTSVNAMTDLEDPEAFAAIPVKIDGETRVLVRDVARVELGAESYDSISFFDGIPSVYIGIQGTPLANPLDVIKEVRAAMPEIEAQLPPELKGSIAYDATQFIEESIDEVIKTLGEAVIIVIIVVFLFLGSMRSVIIPVVTIPLSMIGVLFFMQLMGYSINLLTLLALVLAIGLVVDDAIVVVENIHRHIEEGKTPFDAAIIGAREIAMPVVAMTITLAAVYAPIGFLEGLTGALFREFAFTLAGSVIISGIVALTLSPMMCSKLLRHEANPSGFAHRLDVIFERLQTRYRRMLSSSLDTKAVTLTFGVLVLLLIPVLLMFTRSELAPEEDQSIIFMMSNAPKTANLDYLTHYTDEVTRVLKQFDEYESHFQINGSDGVQSGIGGFLLKPWEQRDKTQMELLPDIQAELNKVSGLQIFGFNLPSLPGTGGGLPVQFVITSPGDYESLLQVTEQVKARAQESGKFAFLTIDLAFDKPEITVRISREKAAQMGVSMADIGSTLSTLMGEGEINRFSISGRSYKVIAQVERAYRDNSGWLNHYYVRNEAGEMLPLGTLIELDERARPTQLNQFQQLNAARIQGVPLVSMGEALQTLEEIAAAEMPQGFTFDYAGAARQYKQEGAALYVTFGLALALIYLVLAAQFESFRDPLVILVTVPLSICGALIPLFLGISTMNIYTQVGLVTLIGLISKHGILIVEFANQLQRQEGLSQREAVEASAAVRLRPVLMTTAAMVFAMIPLLLAEGAGAVSRFDIGVVIAAGLTIGTLFTLFVLPAVYLVFAENHKAQAIEAPV
- a CDS encoding efflux RND transporter periplasmic adaptor subunit — its product is MLRRLVILIVLFVVVVAGLGVYKALSIRSQIAQFTAPKPPIHVGAAPAEQLQWQTRLPAIGTLTAALGVELTAEVSGVVSEVLFESGQMVEAGQDLVRMSGDVEEAGLATAEAQAELAGVEFKRQQNLLQRQSISQSQFDQARSSLRQATARADELRATLAKKRIRAPFSGRIGISRVDPGDYLSPGANIATLQNLERLFVDFFMPEQYYPQLAVGQTVRVKVGAFPGEVFEATVAAINPKVEATSRNLQIRASVANPDEKLLPGMFAELELVLPGDTEQVVVPETAMTFTLYGNSVYVITPRRDENGEAVADQSGEPVLEVQRRFVETGQRRDGQVVVLKGLQAGEQVVTSGQLKLDNGARVAIDNSNPL